One window from the genome of Desulfobacterales bacterium encodes:
- a CDS encoding BREX-1 system adenine-specific DNA-methyltransferase PglX: MPPLASALRNRLKDAVIAARDIAEVGSRAALEALAVHHHEPYGHMTVEERRLRNKLRAHARQLGDRRDPASGAQAIDRLVTECAYEHWHRMLFARYLAENHLLIEPETGVAISLEECEELAREEGLDPWTLAGRYAQAMLPQIFRPDDPLLQVKLARNHQLPLEDILKKLDSDIFTASDSLGWVYQFWQTRRKEEVNQAEVKIGADELSAVTQLFTEPYMVSFLIHNTLGAWWAAKRDAGKDETATEGRGDAARRIFERAETEEEVRRACAVPGVTWEYLRFVKTDSSRHPIPASPRQKVWTPAAGIFEKWPDKAAELKILDPCCGSGHFLVALFNHLAPLRMAEEGLSARTACDAVLVDNIHGLELDERCTQIAAFALALAAWQYPAAGGYRKLPQLPVACSGLSVGAAREEWKQLGLDKHNLRIALGWMHDFFSQAPTLGSLLDPTSSDGAKLIEWEELSKTLEEALVREQGEDAHEAGVAAQGLARAARILAGRYHWVITNVPYLTRGKQDDVLKNFCERNYKEAKNDIATVFLERCLGLCKDGGATGIVLPQNWLFLTTYKKFRKKLLRRHTWRMIARLGPGAFETISGEVVKAILLVMSRGRFGKNEFGRTKDEGGLIRGIDASEPRTAQEKTGLLLAGEIKEVEQDRQLENPDSRVALVDISLQKSLGDYCASIEGLTTGDLERFVGKFWEAGFGNGWEPYIQNVDTTIFYGGRSDRILWEGGIGLLSSFPTAHNFPSEVMNGKRILGKAGLRVTQMRHLPITIYSGEVFGKNGATVVPDDLTHLPVIWCFCSSPEYNEAVRRIDQSLKVTNATLVKVPFDLDHWTKIAKEKYPHGLPEPYSDDPTQWIFHGHPCGSVVWGEKTKRLEHGPLRTDASVLQIAVARLLGYRWPAELAPDMELADLQRQWVNKCDFLLALADEDGIVCIPSVRGEDAAPERLREMLAAAHGPDWSPAREQELLAATGNNAADLDDWLRNHFFEAHCKLFKHRPFIWHIWDGRKRDGFHALVNYHQLAKGSGKGRQLLEKLTYGYLGDWIIIQKDGVKQGTGGAEDRLAAALELEKRLKAILEGEPPFDIFVRWKPLAQQPIGWEPDINDGVRLNIRPFMADDLPGGKRGAGVLRWKPNIKWTKDRGKDVPSAPWYNLGPEYGGNKGDRINDHHLTIAEKRDARERMKKE; encoded by the coding sequence GTGCCCCCTCTCGCATCTGCACTGCGCAACAGACTGAAGGATGCTGTTATTGCCGCCCGCGATATTGCCGAAGTCGGCAGCCGCGCCGCCCTAGAGGCCCTGGCTGTTCACCACCATGAACCCTATGGCCACATGACGGTCGAAGAGCGGCGCCTGCGGAACAAACTGCGGGCCCATGCCCGCCAGCTTGGTGACCGGCGCGACCCGGCCAGCGGCGCCCAGGCCATTGATCGGCTGGTGACGGAATGCGCCTATGAACACTGGCACCGGATGCTCTTTGCCCGTTATCTGGCCGAGAATCATCTGCTCATCGAACCGGAGACCGGGGTGGCCATTTCCCTTGAAGAGTGCGAGGAACTGGCCCGGGAAGAGGGGCTTGATCCCTGGACCCTGGCCGGGCGCTATGCCCAGGCCATGCTGCCGCAGATCTTCAGGCCGGATGATCCGCTGCTTCAGGTCAAACTGGCCAGGAACCACCAGCTCCCGTTGGAGGATATTTTAAAAAAACTCGATTCAGACATATTTACCGCTTCCGACTCCCTGGGCTGGGTGTACCAGTTCTGGCAGACCAGGCGCAAGGAAGAGGTAAATCAAGCCGAGGTGAAGATCGGGGCCGATGAACTGTCGGCCGTGACCCAACTCTTCACCGAGCCGTACATGGTCAGCTTTCTGATCCATAATACTCTTGGAGCCTGGTGGGCGGCTAAGCGCGACGCGGGGAAAGATGAGACGGCGACAGAGGGACGCGGCGACGCGGCGAGGAGGATATTCGAGAGAGCTGAGACTGAAGAGGAGGTCCGACGGGCTTGTGCTGTTCCGGGCGTAACCTGGGAATATCTCCGCTTTGTCAAAACCGATTCATCGCGTCACCCCATCCCCGCGTCCCCGCGTCAAAAAGTATGGACACCTGCTGCCGGAATTTTCGAGAAATGGCCGGACAAGGCGGCTGAACTCAAAATTCTTGATCCCTGCTGCGGTTCTGGCCATTTCCTGGTCGCCCTGTTCAACCATCTGGCGCCGCTGCGCATGGCAGAGGAAGGGCTTTCCGCCCGGACGGCCTGCGATGCGGTGCTGGTTGATAATATCCACGGCCTTGAGCTTGACGAGCGCTGCACCCAGATCGCTGCCTTTGCCCTGGCCCTGGCAGCCTGGCAGTATCCGGCTGCCGGCGGTTACAGGAAACTGCCGCAACTGCCGGTTGCCTGTTCCGGTCTCTCGGTCGGGGCGGCCAGGGAGGAGTGGAAACAGCTTGGGCTGGACAAACACAACCTGCGCATAGCCCTTGGCTGGATGCATGATTTCTTTTCCCAGGCCCCGACGTTGGGCAGCCTCCTTGATCCGACCTCAAGCGACGGGGCAAAACTGATTGAATGGGAAGAACTCTCCAAGACCCTGGAAGAAGCCCTTGTTCGTGAGCAGGGCGAGGATGCCCATGAGGCAGGGGTTGCCGCCCAAGGGCTGGCCCGGGCCGCCCGGATACTGGCCGGCAGGTATCATTGGGTGATCACCAATGTGCCCTATCTTACGCGGGGCAAGCAGGACGATGTCCTGAAGAACTTCTGCGAGCGCAACTACAAAGAAGCCAAGAACGATATCGCCACTGTCTTTCTGGAGCGCTGCCTCGGGCTCTGTAAGGATGGCGGGGCAACCGGTATCGTCCTGCCCCAGAACTGGCTCTTTCTTACCACCTACAAGAAATTCCGGAAAAAGCTGCTGCGCCGCCACACCTGGCGGATGATTGCGCGGTTGGGGCCGGGGGCGTTTGAAACCATCAGCGGCGAGGTGGTCAAGGCCATACTGCTCGTTATGAGTCGAGGGCGGTTTGGGAAGAATGAATTCGGAAGGACGAAGGATGAAGGGGGGCTGATTCGTGGTATTGATGCCTCCGAGCCTCGCACTGCCCAGGAAAAGACCGGGTTGCTTCTTGCCGGAGAGATTAAGGAGGTGGAGCAGGATAGGCAGTTGGAGAATCCGGATTCAAGGGTGGCGTTGGTGGATATTTCCCTCCAAAAAAGCCTGGGAGATTATTGTGCAAGTATCGAAGGATTAACCACGGGTGATTTGGAGAGATTTGTAGGAAAGTTTTGGGAGGCTGGTTTTGGTAATGGTTGGGAGCCTTATATCCAAAATGTAGATACAACCATATTTTATGGTGGACGTTCAGACCGTATTCTTTGGGAAGGCGGTATAGGACTCCTCTCTTCCTTCCCAACAGCTCACAACTTTCCGAGCGAAGTAATGAATGGGAAACGAATACTCGGTAAAGCAGGTTTGCGGGTCACCCAAATGCGTCATCTACCGATTACTATCTACTCTGGAGAAGTGTTCGGGAAGAATGGAGCAACAGTAGTGCCTGATGATTTAACCCACCTCCCGGTCATCTGGTGTTTCTGCTCCTCACCGGAATACAACGAGGCAGTGCGGCGAATTGACCAATCGCTCAAAGTTACCAACGCTACTCTTGTCAAAGTACCTTTCGACCTCGACCACTGGACCAAGATCGCCAAAGAAAAATACCCCCACGGCCTGCCGGAGCCCTATTCCGACGACCCGACCCAGTGGATTTTTCACGGCCATCCGTGCGGGTCGGTGGTGTGGGGCGAGAAAACCAAAAGATTGGAACATGGCCCGCTGCGCACCGACGCCTCTGTCCTGCAGATTGCCGTGGCCCGGCTGCTCGGCTATCGCTGGCCGGCGGAGTTGGCCCCGGACATGGAACTGGCCGATCTCCAGCGTCAGTGGGTGAACAAATGCGATTTCCTGCTTGCCCTGGCCGACGAAGACGGCATCGTCTGCATCCCCTCCGTGCGGGGCGAGGATGCGGCCCCGGAGCGGCTCCGGGAGATGCTGGCGGCCGCCCATGGTCCGGACTGGTCGCCGGCCCGGGAACAGGAACTCCTGGCTGCCACCGGCAACAACGCCGCCGACCTTGACGACTGGCTCCGCAACCACTTCTTTGAAGCCCACTGCAAGCTTTTTAAACACCGGCCCTTTATCTGGCACATCTGGGACGGCCGCAAGCGCGACGGCTTTCACGCCCTGGTCAATTACCACCAGCTGGCCAAAGGCAGCGGTAAGGGCCGGCAGCTCCTTGAAAAACTCACCTACGGCTATCTCGGTGACTGGATCATCATCCAGAAGGACGGCGTCAAACAGGGAACAGGCGGGGCCGAAGACCGCCTGGCCGCGGCCCTGGAGCTGGAAAAACGCCTGAAAGCCATCTTAGAGGGCGAGCCGCCCTTTGACATCTTTGTCCGCTGGAAACCGCTCGCCCAGCAGCCCATCGGCTGGGAACCGGACATCAATGACGGCGTTCGCTTGAACATCCGCCCCTTCATGGCCGACGACCTTCCCGGCGGCAAGAGAGGCGCCGGAGTCCTGCGCTGGAAACCAAACATCAAATGGACCAAGGACCGGGGCAAGGATGTCCCTTCCGCTCCCTGGTACAACCTTGGCCCCGAGTACGGCGGTAACAAGGGCGACCGCATTAACGACCACCATCTGACCATTGCAGAAAAACGAGACGCGCGAGAAAGGATGAAAAAGGAATAA